One genomic segment of Pseudomonas sp. RU47 includes these proteins:
- a CDS encoding thiamine pyrophosphate-requiring protein, with amino-acid sequence MTMTVGDFLVERLSQWGVTRIFGYPGDGINGVFGALSRAKGKIEFIQARHEEMAAFMASAHAKFTGELGVCIATSGPGASHLITGLYDARLDHMPVLAIVGQQARTALGSHYQQELDLVSMFKDVAGAFVQQASAPSQVRHLLDRAVRTAVGERRVTALILPNDLQDLKYEAPARAHGTAHSGVGYTKPKVLPYDADLQRAADVLNAGEKVAILVGAGALQATDEVIAVAEKLGAGVAKALLGKAALPDDLPWVTGSIGLLGTEPSYKLMNECDTLLMIGSGFPYAEFLPKEGQARGVQIDLQPDMLSLRYPMEVNLVGDSAETLAALLPLLEQKTSNKWRKKVEGWRGSWEKTLEKRAMVKADPVNPQRVVYELSPRLPDEAIVTSDSGSCANWFARDLKIRRGMQCSLSGGLASMGAAVPYAIAAKFAYPERAVIALVGDGAMQMNNMAELITVAKYWRQWSSPKWICAVFNNEDLNQVTWEQRVMEGDPKFEASQSIPDVPYHLFAISIGLKGIFVDREEDVAAAWEKALASEVPVLIEFKTDPNVPPLPPHIKLEQAKKFATTLLKGDPDEAGVIMQTAKQVLGSVLPGKK; translated from the coding sequence ATGACCATGACCGTAGGAGATTTTCTGGTTGAGCGGCTCAGCCAATGGGGCGTCACGCGGATTTTTGGCTATCCGGGTGACGGCATCAACGGCGTGTTCGGCGCGCTCAGCCGGGCCAAGGGAAAAATCGAATTCATCCAGGCACGCCATGAAGAAATGGCCGCGTTCATGGCCTCGGCGCATGCCAAGTTCACTGGCGAGTTGGGTGTGTGCATCGCCACTTCCGGCCCCGGCGCTTCGCACCTGATCACCGGCCTCTACGATGCGCGCCTGGATCACATGCCGGTGCTGGCCATCGTCGGTCAGCAAGCACGCACCGCGCTGGGCAGTCACTACCAGCAAGAGCTTGATCTGGTGTCGATGTTCAAGGATGTCGCCGGAGCATTCGTGCAACAAGCGTCAGCGCCTTCGCAGGTTCGGCATCTGCTCGACCGTGCAGTGCGCACGGCCGTGGGCGAGCGTCGGGTGACCGCGCTGATTCTGCCCAACGATTTGCAGGATCTGAAATACGAAGCACCCGCGCGCGCCCATGGCACTGCGCATTCCGGTGTGGGTTATACGAAACCCAAAGTGTTGCCTTATGACGCCGATCTGCAGCGGGCCGCCGACGTTTTGAACGCGGGCGAAAAGGTCGCGATTCTGGTTGGCGCCGGGGCATTGCAAGCGACTGATGAAGTCATCGCGGTGGCGGAAAAGCTCGGCGCTGGCGTCGCCAAAGCGCTGTTGGGCAAAGCCGCGCTGCCGGACGATTTGCCTTGGGTCACCGGCAGCATAGGCCTGCTCGGCACTGAACCGAGCTACAAGCTGATGAACGAATGCGACACCTTGCTGATGATCGGTTCGGGCTTTCCCTACGCGGAGTTTTTGCCCAAGGAGGGTCAGGCCCGTGGCGTGCAGATCGATTTGCAGCCCGACATGCTCAGCCTGCGCTATCCGATGGAAGTCAATCTGGTCGGCGATTCGGCGGAAACCCTCGCGGCGTTGTTGCCGCTACTCGAACAGAAAACCTCGAACAAATGGCGCAAGAAAGTCGAAGGCTGGCGCGGTAGCTGGGAGAAAACCCTGGAAAAACGCGCGATGGTCAAAGCCGACCCGGTCAACCCGCAAAGGGTGGTGTATGAGCTGTCGCCGCGCCTGCCCGATGAGGCAATCGTCACCAGCGATTCGGGCTCGTGCGCCAATTGGTTTGCCCGTGACCTGAAAATCCGCCGTGGCATGCAGTGCTCATTGTCCGGCGGACTTGCGTCCATGGGCGCTGCGGTGCCTTACGCGATTGCCGCCAAATTCGCCTACCCCGAGCGTGCAGTGATCGCACTGGTGGGCGACGGTGCGATGCAGATGAACAACATGGCCGAGCTGATTACCGTCGCCAAGTATTGGCGGCAATGGTCGAGCCCGAAATGGATCTGCGCGGTGTTCAACAACGAGGACCTCAATCAGGTGACGTGGGAGCAGCGGGTGATGGAGGGCGATCCAAAGTTCGAAGCCTCGCAAAGCATTCCTGACGTGCCGTATCACTTGTTCGCCATTTCTATCGGCCTGAAGGGCATTTTTGTCGATCGCGAAGAAGACGTCGCCGCTGCCTGGGAAAAGGCACTGGCCTCGGAGGTGCCGGTGCTGATCGAGTTCAAGACTGACCCGAACGTGCCGCCGCTGCCGCCGCACATCAAACTTGAGCAGGCGAAGAAGTTTGCCACGACGTTGCTCAAGGGCGATCCGGATGAGGCCGGGGTGATCATGCAAACCGCCAAGCAGGTGCTCGGCTCGGTATTGCCCGGGAAAAAA
- a CDS encoding APH(3')-II family aminoglycoside O-phosphotransferase codes for MDFPAAWRSQFAGAAIEQQTIGESRADVWRITPAGAAPQFVKTEQVMTWGELPGEVQRLRWMATQDLPAPRVLDTTTQAQHNWLLMTAVPGRDLASSEHLSPEQIVALAAQALRTLHAVAIDSCPFDHSLEQKITRAREHLLAGLIDEEDFDDSRIGQSAEAVFQQMLATRPTQEDLVVTHGDACLPNLLAANGRFSGFVDCGRLGVADRYQDLALAAHSITDNLGAQWLPLFFEVYGVEPDQQRIAFYQLLDEFF; via the coding sequence ATGGATTTCCCCGCAGCATGGCGCAGCCAATTTGCCGGTGCGGCCATTGAACAGCAGACCATTGGCGAGTCGCGCGCTGATGTATGGCGGATTACACCTGCCGGGGCGGCGCCGCAGTTCGTCAAAACCGAACAAGTGATGACTTGGGGCGAGTTGCCCGGTGAAGTGCAACGCTTACGCTGGATGGCGACTCAGGATTTACCGGCGCCGCGTGTGCTCGACACCACCACCCAAGCGCAACACAACTGGCTGTTGATGACCGCCGTGCCAGGTCGGGATCTTGCCAGCAGCGAGCACCTTTCGCCGGAGCAGATCGTCGCGCTCGCGGCGCAGGCACTGCGCACACTGCACGCGGTGGCGATCGACAGTTGCCCGTTCGATCACAGTCTGGAGCAGAAGATCACACGGGCCCGCGAACACCTGCTCGCCGGATTGATCGATGAAGAGGACTTCGACGATTCGCGCATTGGCCAATCCGCCGAAGCCGTGTTCCAGCAGATGCTCGCCACACGTCCGACGCAGGAAGATCTGGTGGTGACTCATGGCGATGCGTGCCTGCCCAACCTGCTCGCCGCCAATGGCCGCTTCAGTGGGTTTGTCGACTGCGGACGACTGGGCGTCGCTGACCGTTATCAGGATTTGGCGCTGGCCGCCCACAGCATCACGGACAACCTCGGCGCGCAGTGGCTGCCGCTGTTTTTCGAGGTCTATGGTGTGGAACCGGATCAGCAGCGGATCGCCTTTTATCAGTTGCTCGACGAGTTTTTCTGA
- a CDS encoding DUF2798 domain-containing protein, whose protein sequence is MNQRTNAEALIIGRRKLAPRATPYVFALYMATIMAFLMSLVITAANSGIDNDYLSNALHAYKLAMPVAFLCILVVRPIVIKLVAWTVHPHC, encoded by the coding sequence ATGAATCAAAGAACCAACGCCGAAGCCTTGATCATCGGTCGCCGCAAGCTGGCGCCGCGTGCCACGCCGTATGTGTTTGCGTTGTACATGGCGACGATCATGGCCTTTCTGATGTCGCTGGTGATCACTGCCGCCAACTCGGGCATTGATAACGACTACCTGAGTAATGCCTTGCACGCCTACAAGCTGGCGATGCCCGTGGCGTTTCTGTGCATCCTGGTCGTGCGGCCGATCGTGATCAAACTGGTGGCGTGGACGGTGCATCCGCATTGTTGA
- a CDS encoding LysR family transcriptional regulator, translated as MNLLAAIASFIKVVEAGSIVGAAKILGVSAAAVSQTINRLEAHLGVRLLQRTTRSMALTENGAVYYEKVRRIAADLEAAQSSISHDETELQGRLSIASTSAFGRHVLASLIASFGALHPRLLIELSTTNGKINHIQDGIDLSLRIKPQLEDGIVARKIVSLPFIMCAAPAYLQRAGWPKSPDDLQNHACLVFRYPLDGRFLRWSFVRDGQRFDAPINATAISDDIDALAQMAVHGAGVTRLAEFVAAPYLASGQLVPLFEHSVVQPMDIYACVQERAAMTPKVKAFLDYLTAHLATRWPMENV; from the coding sequence ATGAATCTGTTAGCGGCGATTGCCAGTTTTATCAAAGTGGTCGAAGCCGGCTCGATTGTCGGCGCCGCCAAAATTCTCGGCGTCAGCGCAGCGGCGGTCAGTCAGACGATCAATCGACTGGAAGCGCACCTCGGCGTACGCCTGTTGCAACGCACCACGCGCAGCATGGCGCTGACCGAAAACGGCGCGGTGTACTACGAGAAAGTCCGGCGCATCGCCGCCGATCTGGAGGCCGCGCAAAGCTCGATCAGCCACGATGAAACCGAGCTGCAAGGCCGGCTGAGCATTGCCTCCACCTCAGCGTTCGGCCGCCATGTGCTGGCATCCCTGATCGCCAGTTTTGGCGCACTGCACCCGCGCCTGCTGATCGAACTCTCGACCACCAATGGCAAGATCAACCACATCCAGGACGGCATCGATCTGAGCCTGCGGATCAAGCCGCAACTGGAGGACGGCATCGTCGCGCGCAAGATCGTTTCACTGCCCTTTATCATGTGCGCCGCACCGGCCTATCTTCAGCGCGCTGGGTGGCCGAAATCGCCGGATGATTTGCAAAACCATGCCTGCCTGGTCTTTCGTTATCCCTTGGACGGGCGTTTTCTGCGCTGGAGTTTTGTTCGCGACGGCCAGCGTTTCGACGCCCCTATCAATGCCACCGCCATCAGTGATGACATCGATGCCCTGGCGCAAATGGCTGTGCACGGCGCCGGGGTCACGCGACTGGCGGAGTTTGTTGCGGCGCCTTACCTGGCGAGCGGGCAATTGGTGCCGCTGTTTGAACACAGCGTCGTCCAGCCCATGGACATCTACGCCTGCGTACAGGAACGCGCGGCGATGACGCCCAAGGTCAAAGCCTTTCTGGACTATCTGACGGCGCATCTGGCCACGCGCTGGCCAATGGAAAATGTTTAA
- a CDS encoding alpha/beta hydrolase family protein, producing MKKSLGALLLISLSSHAFADAQPVGFQYATLADPRNGRSVEMVVWYPSATTDATPQLFGDNPVFVGAPAVLDAPAAKGEHPLIVISHGNGGSWINQTWLASALAHQGYIVAAVNHPGTTSRDRSPQAAAQLWQRPVDLSRAIDAVTAQPEKFGAVAKDRIAIVGHSLGGWTVLEAGGARFDPEHFAEDCKVHPQLASCTAYLQMNTASTEQSKARLAADWRDKRVTAVVSLDLGLSRGMTDASLAAYPVPILVIAAGVPSKELPAELESVDLAKRLPKTSSRFVEISDASHFSFMAICKPGAVAMLDEDVPGDSIICTDGEGGRPRAEIQQQVISLITGFLAPSPDRLKPAITYQDPR from the coding sequence ATGAAAAAGTCTCTCGGCGCGCTGCTTCTGATCAGCTTGAGCAGTCACGCATTCGCTGACGCTCAACCCGTTGGTTTCCAGTACGCCACGCTGGCGGATCCGCGCAATGGGCGCTCGGTGGAAATGGTCGTCTGGTACCCGAGTGCGACCACCGATGCGACGCCGCAATTGTTCGGCGACAACCCGGTATTCGTCGGCGCCCCTGCGGTGCTCGACGCCCCGGCCGCCAAGGGCGAGCATCCCTTGATAGTGATTTCCCACGGCAACGGCGGAAGCTGGATCAACCAGACCTGGCTGGCCAGTGCGCTGGCGCATCAGGGTTACATCGTCGCGGCAGTCAACCATCCCGGCACCACCAGCCGCGATCGCAGCCCACAAGCCGCCGCGCAGTTGTGGCAGCGCCCCGTCGACCTCAGCCGCGCCATCGACGCGGTGACGGCGCAACCGGAAAAATTCGGCGCGGTGGCCAAGGATCGCATTGCCATCGTCGGCCATTCTCTCGGCGGCTGGACCGTGCTCGAAGCTGGCGGCGCACGCTTCGACCCCGAGCATTTTGCCGAAGACTGCAAAGTCCATCCGCAACTGGCCAGTTGCACGGCGTACCTACAGATGAACACTGCAAGCACTGAGCAATCGAAAGCCCGACTGGCCGCCGATTGGCGCGACAAGCGCGTCACTGCCGTGGTTTCACTGGACCTGGGTCTGTCGCGCGGAATGACCGATGCAAGTCTGGCGGCCTACCCCGTGCCGATCCTGGTGATCGCTGCCGGCGTGCCGTCGAAGGAACTGCCCGCTGAACTGGAATCCGTCGACCTCGCCAAACGCCTGCCAAAAACCTCATCGCGTTTCGTCGAGATCAGCGACGCCAGTCACTTCAGTTTCATGGCAATCTGCAAACCTGGCGCCGTGGCCATGCTCGACGAGGATGTACCGGGCGACAGCATCATCTGCACCGATGGCGAGGGCGGCCGCCCACGCGCAGAGATCCAGCAACAGGTGATTTCCCTGATTACCGGGTTTCTGGCGCCTTCACCTGACCGCTTGAAACCAGCCATCACTTACCAGGATCCCCGATAA
- a CDS encoding GFA family protein: protein MLTPSPQTFRGSCLCGAVKYQIRSRPKALSHCHCSQCRKSHGAAFASYGSVLRQNLELLEGAEQLKAYQSSQSVQRQFCLNCGSSLFWANNQGECRDWISVALGTLDTTFTTEKQQHVEVTSKAPWFEIKDQWPQR, encoded by the coding sequence ATGCTCACGCCCTCCCCTCAGACCTTCCGGGGCAGCTGCCTGTGCGGAGCGGTGAAATACCAGATCCGTTCACGGCCCAAAGCGCTTTCGCACTGCCATTGCAGCCAATGCCGCAAAAGCCACGGCGCAGCGTTTGCCAGTTATGGCAGCGTACTGCGTCAGAACCTGGAACTGCTGGAGGGCGCCGAACAGCTCAAGGCCTATCAGTCTTCGCAATCGGTACAGCGCCAGTTTTGCCTGAACTGCGGCTCGTCGCTGTTCTGGGCAAACAATCAGGGTGAGTGCCGCGACTGGATTTCGGTAGCCCTGGGCACGCTGGACACGACGTTCACCACGGAAAAACAGCAGCACGTCGAAGTGACGTCGAAGGCACCGTGGTTTGAAATCAAGGATCAATGGCCGCAGCGCTGA
- the yghU gene encoding glutathione-dependent disulfide-bond oxidoreductase: MSKAPYVPPQVWKNEAPSGGQFASINRPIAGPTHDKTLPVGKHPLQLYSLATPNGVKVTILLEELLALGHSAAEYDAWLIRIGEGDQFSSGFVEINPNSKIPALLDRSVEPPIRVFESGSILLYLAEKFGAFLPKDPAGRSETLNWLFWQMGAAPYLGGGFGHFYAYAPEKMEYPINRFTMEAKRQLDVLDRRLAESTYLAGDRYTIADIAVWPWYGQLVRNNVYSAAEFLAAHEYTHVQRWAEEIAQRPAVIRGQRVNRTWGDETTQVPERHQAEDLN, translated from the coding sequence ATGAGCAAAGCGCCGTACGTTCCGCCCCAGGTCTGGAAAAACGAAGCCCCGTCCGGTGGCCAGTTCGCCAGTATCAATCGGCCGATTGCCGGGCCGACCCATGACAAGACCCTGCCGGTGGGCAAGCACCCGTTACAGCTGTATTCACTGGCCACGCCCAACGGCGTCAAAGTGACGATTCTGCTGGAAGAGCTGCTGGCGCTGGGGCACAGCGCTGCCGAGTACGATGCGTGGCTGATCCGCATTGGCGAGGGCGATCAGTTTTCCAGCGGGTTTGTCGAGATCAACCCGAACTCGAAAATCCCGGCGCTGCTGGATCGCAGCGTCGAGCCACCGATCCGTGTGTTCGAATCGGGTTCGATCCTGCTGTATCTGGCGGAAAAGTTCGGTGCCTTTCTGCCGAAAGACCCGGCCGGCCGTAGCGAAACGTTGAACTGGCTGTTCTGGCAGATGGGCGCAGCGCCTTATCTGGGCGGCGGCTTCGGCCATTTCTATGCGTATGCGCCGGAGAAGATGGAGTACCCGATCAACCGCTTCACCATGGAAGCCAAGCGGCAGCTGGATGTGCTTGATCGACGTCTGGCCGAAAGCACTTACCTGGCGGGTGACCGTTACACCATCGCCGACATCGCGGTCTGGCCGTGGTACGGGCAACTGGTGCGCAACAATGTCTACTCCGCCGCCGAGTTTCTTGCGGCGCATGAATACACCCATGTACAGCGCTGGGCAGAGGAGATCGCCCAACGGCCGGCCGTCATTCGCGGGCAACGCGTCAATCGCACGTGGGGCGATGAGACGACTCAAGTGCCCGAGCGGCACCAGGCCGAAGATCTGAACTGA
- a CDS encoding TonB-dependent siderophore receptor, translating into MSFHTLHRRANLSPNLLALAICMASVAPALADETTPATPEKAAATGTLELDATEIGATQMSSTTEDTQSYTTGPMRTATKLSLTMRETPQAVTVITRQRMDDQNMTSINDVVKGTPGLFLSQASGPGRQTYSSRGFDIDTIMYDGLPSSYSPFSMAVQPNLAMFDRVEIVRGATGLVTGAGNPSAAINLVRKRPTADQRVTLTGAAGSWDDYRGEIDASSPLNESGTLRGRVVSSYQGADSFRDKEENDHGLFYAIGEADLSDSTTATLGFSRQNEQTNYFWGGLPIGTNGHHLDLPRSTYPGTDWENRKLQIDTVFGEVEHRFDNDWKLHVAGSTSTLDGEFSGTYLSRYAGPLETTAYQSHHTDKQRSLDVFASGPFEAFGRSHELVVGASNRVYDATTKEYDPYTTAWPIGAPKPDFVRDGKTRNVTTQDAVYLTTRLSLADPLTLILGGRLDWYDYDDRSGDGDYKVTRNLTRYAGLIYKLDDHHSVYASYTDIFTPQTQKDLGGKVLDPIVGENYEVGIKGEYFNGALNASLAVFQMDQTGRSTLADNQFGCPVMTCYNSSGKVRSQGVDMELQGALTDNWQVGAGYTYTRAHYIKDENPANNNQRFETDTPEHLFKVSTVYRFQGPLQHLRVGGNVYWQSRMYNDVALANNGSYRLEQGGYAVTDLMAGYEVNKHLDLQVNANNIFDRVYYSAIGSNVTWGSNDNYGNPRSYMLTAKYKF; encoded by the coding sequence ATGTCGTTTCACACCCTACACCGCCGCGCAAACCTCTCGCCCAACCTGTTGGCGCTCGCCATTTGCATGGCCAGCGTCGCACCTGCACTGGCCGATGAAACAACGCCCGCCACGCCTGAAAAAGCCGCGGCGACCGGCACGCTGGAGCTGGACGCGACCGAAATCGGCGCCACCCAGATGAGTAGCACCACCGAGGACACCCAGTCCTACACCACTGGCCCGATGCGCACGGCGACCAAACTGTCGCTGACCATGCGCGAAACGCCTCAGGCGGTGACGGTGATTACCCGTCAACGGATGGACGACCAGAACATGACCAGCATCAACGACGTGGTGAAAGGCACGCCGGGGTTGTTCCTCAGCCAGGCCAGCGGCCCGGGCCGACAGACCTACAGTTCGCGCGGCTTCGACATCGACACCATCATGTACGACGGCCTGCCGAGTTCGTACTCGCCGTTCTCGATGGCGGTGCAACCGAACCTGGCGATGTTCGACCGCGTCGAAATCGTCCGTGGTGCGACCGGCCTGGTCACCGGTGCCGGCAACCCTTCGGCGGCGATCAACCTGGTGCGCAAACGCCCGACGGCCGATCAACGCGTGACCCTCACCGGTGCCGCCGGCAGTTGGGATGACTACCGTGGCGAGATCGACGCTTCCAGCCCGTTGAACGAAAGCGGCACCTTGCGTGGTCGCGTGGTCAGCTCCTATCAGGGCGCCGACAGTTTCCGCGACAAGGAAGAGAACGACCATGGCTTGTTCTACGCCATCGGTGAAGCCGACCTGAGCGACAGCACCACTGCGACGCTCGGTTTCTCGCGGCAGAATGAACAAACCAACTATTTCTGGGGCGGCCTGCCGATCGGCACCAATGGCCATCACCTCGATCTGCCCCGCTCCACCTACCCGGGCACCGATTGGGAAAACCGCAAGCTGCAAATCGACACCGTGTTCGGTGAAGTGGAACATCGTTTCGACAACGACTGGAAACTGCACGTTGCCGGCTCGACCTCAACCCTCGACGGCGAGTTCTCCGGGACTTACCTGTCGCGTTACGCCGGCCCGCTGGAAACCACGGCCTATCAATCCCATCACACTGACAAGCAGCGCTCGCTCGATGTGTTCGCCAGTGGCCCGTTCGAAGCGTTCGGCCGCAGCCACGAACTGGTCGTCGGCGCCAGCAACCGGGTGTATGACGCGACCACCAAGGAATACGACCCGTACACCACCGCCTGGCCGATTGGCGCACCCAAACCTGACTTCGTGCGGGACGGCAAAACCCGCAACGTCACCACCCAGGATGCCGTGTACCTGACCACCCGCCTGAGCCTGGCCGATCCACTGACGCTGATCCTCGGCGGCCGTCTCGACTGGTATGACTACGATGACCGCTCCGGCGATGGCGACTACAAGGTCACCCGCAACCTCACCCGCTATGCCGGCCTGATCTACAAACTTGACGACCACCACTCGGTGTACGCCAGCTACACCGATATCTTCACCCCGCAGACCCAGAAGGATCTCGGCGGCAAAGTGCTCGACCCGATCGTCGGTGAAAACTACGAAGTCGGCATCAAGGGCGAGTACTTCAACGGCGCCCTCAACGCCAGTCTGGCAGTGTTCCAGATGGACCAGACCGGCCGTTCCACTCTGGCCGACAACCAGTTCGGCTGCCCGGTCATGACCTGCTACAACTCATCGGGCAAGGTGCGCAGCCAAGGCGTCGATATGGAATTGCAAGGCGCCCTGACCGACAACTGGCAGGTCGGCGCCGGCTACACCTACACCCGCGCGCACTACATCAAGGACGAAAACCCGGCCAACAACAATCAGCGTTTCGAAACCGACACGCCAGAGCATCTGTTCAAAGTGTCCACCGTGTACCGCTTCCAGGGTCCGCTGCAACACCTGCGCGTGGGTGGCAACGTTTACTGGCAGAGCCGCATGTACAACGATGTCGCCCTCGCCAATAACGGTAGCTACCGCCTGGAACAGGGTGGCTATGCGGTCACCGACCTGATGGCCGGGTACGAAGTCAACAAACACCTGGATCTGCAGGTCAATGCGAACAATATCTTTGACCGCGTCTATTACTCCGCCATTGGCTCCAATGTCACGTGGGGCTCCAACGATAACTATGGCAACCCACGCAGCTACATGCTGACTGCCAAGTACAAGTTCTGA
- a CDS encoding GAF domain-containing sensor histidine kinase, whose product MTNPDFAPDIEAIRSIDSVPVILSMVKHLTGMRFAAVARVTESNWVACAVDDSIDFGLKPGGELVLESTICHEIRQHQQPVIFGHASTHPIFSLHHTPKTYGLESYISIPIVKANGDFFGTLCAIDSVPANIDEPAITKTLTLFAQLIAMNLDTQRHLEATQIELNNANELGRLREQFIAVLGHDLRTPLSAVRMSADLLQSKTEDKRSLNLIAAIRNSSVRMGVLIENILDFARGRLGGGIPVQRKLVDDLQHTLQLTLAEVQASHPQANFIHELDVPAGVYCDALRISQLLSNLLGNAVTHGSNSTPIVLKACAENDEIVISLTNQGTPISAQLMPLLFEPFSRAEAGQRCEGLGLGLYIASQIAMAHNGTLSVTSSAESGTCFVARFPARFKWV is encoded by the coding sequence ATGACCAACCCGGACTTTGCACCCGACATCGAAGCCATCCGCAGTATTGACTCGGTGCCGGTCATCCTGAGCATGGTCAAACACCTCACGGGCATGCGGTTCGCTGCGGTCGCTCGGGTCACCGAAAGCAACTGGGTGGCATGCGCCGTCGATGACTCGATTGATTTCGGGCTCAAACCCGGTGGCGAACTGGTGCTCGAATCGACCATCTGCCATGAGATTCGCCAGCATCAGCAGCCGGTGATCTTCGGTCATGCCAGTACGCACCCGATCTTTTCCTTGCACCACACGCCGAAAACCTATGGGCTGGAAAGTTACATTTCCATTCCCATCGTCAAAGCCAACGGCGACTTCTTCGGCACGCTGTGCGCCATCGACTCGGTCCCGGCCAATATCGATGAACCGGCCATTACCAAAACACTGACCCTGTTCGCGCAATTGATCGCCATGAACCTGGACACGCAACGCCATCTGGAAGCGACCCAAATCGAGCTGAACAACGCCAATGAACTCGGGCGTCTGCGCGAGCAGTTTATCGCCGTACTCGGCCATGACCTGCGCACCCCACTGAGCGCGGTGCGCATGAGCGCCGACCTGCTGCAAAGCAAAACCGAAGACAAACGCTCACTCAACCTGATTGCGGCGATTCGCAACAGCTCGGTGCGCATGGGCGTGTTGATCGAAAACATCCTCGACTTTGCCCGAGGACGACTGGGCGGCGGAATTCCGGTGCAGCGCAAGCTGGTGGATGACTTGCAGCACACCTTGCAACTGACCCTTGCCGAGGTTCAGGCGTCCCATCCGCAGGCGAATTTCATCCATGAACTGGATGTGCCGGCAGGCGTCTATTGCGATGCGCTGCGGATCAGCCAGTTGCTTTCCAATCTGCTGGGCAATGCGGTTACCCACGGCTCGAACAGCACACCGATCGTTCTCAAAGCCTGTGCAGAAAACGACGAGATCGTGATTTCCCTGACCAATCAGGGCACACCGATTTCAGCGCAGCTGATGCCGCTGCTGTTCGAACCCTTCTCCCGCGCCGAAGCCGGGCAACGTTGCGAGGGCTTGGGACTGGGGCTTTACATCGCCTCGCAGATAGCGATGGCACACAACGGCACGTTGAGCGTTACCTCAAGCGCCGAGTCGGGAACCTGCTTCGTGGCGAGATTCCCGGCCCGGTTCAAATGGGTTTAA
- a CDS encoding LysE family translocator has product MDSHSILTFTLVAAIAIASPGPATLMAINNSLAHGQRSTIWSSLGNASGLFCLSAAAMLGLGALLASSEILFNAVKIIGAGYLFYLGVKQLFKKGPMLPEAIEGEASKGRPTRGKLYKSAFLTAVTNPKATMFFTALFPQFIDQGAALLPQFLILTSIFMALSVSSLSVYAALASRAKGVLTRPALSRWVSRVVGSTFIGFGAAILTMRRQTA; this is encoded by the coding sequence ATGGATTCTCACTCGATATTGACCTTCACTCTGGTCGCCGCAATTGCCATCGCCAGCCCGGGGCCGGCGACGCTGATGGCGATCAATAACAGTCTCGCGCATGGGCAGCGCAGCACGATCTGGTCGTCGCTGGGTAATGCCAGCGGTCTGTTCTGTCTGTCGGCGGCGGCGATGTTGGGGTTGGGGGCGTTGTTGGCCAGCTCGGAAATCCTGTTTAACGCAGTGAAGATCATCGGTGCCGGGTATCTGTTCTACCTCGGCGTCAAGCAGCTGTTCAAGAAGGGCCCGATGCTCCCGGAGGCTATCGAGGGGGAGGCGAGCAAGGGGCGGCCGACTCGCGGCAAGCTGTACAAGTCGGCGTTTCTGACGGCGGTGACCAATCCCAAGGCGACGATGTTTTTTACCGCGTTGTTCCCGCAGTTCATCGATCAGGGCGCCGCACTGTTGCCGCAATTTCTGATCCTGACCTCGATCTTCATGGCGTTGTCGGTATCGTCACTGAGCGTTTATGCCGCGCTGGCCTCGCGGGCCAAGGGCGTGTTGACTCGTCCGGCGTTGTCCCGTTGGGTCAGTCGGGTGGTCGGGTCTACGTTTATCGGTTTTGGCGCGGCGATTCTGACGATGCGTCGGCAGACCGCTTAA